The following proteins come from a genomic window of Carassius carassius chromosome 10, fCarCar2.1, whole genome shotgun sequence:
- the rgl3a gene encoding ral guanine nucleotide dissociation stimulator-like 1 — MPKWEFTMNPVQEWGEEVEDSAIYGVTLHREPIQPPPDAAENSSAFSFRQYRTLKVRRLKAATLERLVTELVNPECPDPDYMQIFLSTYRAFTCTNALIELLFQRENIVTNLDNSVCLRSSLPCLIRLWLDEYQEDLRDSPDHQALRLLCVHLRHRLCFRRLVHQADALLRKFQTEGTSAEASTAAVENQETEDTEDRQDIEETGDVLGFPARDIAEQLTLLDADLFVKVVPFHCLGCIWSQRDKKENRNLAPTVRATIGQFNAITNCVISSLLCPPSTSPHSSPSCTHSGPTHRAKIIEKWISVAQECHQLRNFSSLRAILSALQSNAVYRLKKTWAAVSRESMAAFDLLCDTFPDENCVLVNREILVEGNQAADVDAHTASKSPRLSPTSKHMTPSSGEVPYLGTYLTILTMLDTALSDNVEEGLINFEKRRKEFEILSQIRQMQASCAQYNLQSHPRIISWISSSIPLSDQKSYELSRDLEPPVDPCPSSPNPWSHRLITKKLTSLLSGSENLSKKTFADQISVSSSGSSGSEMEDLSSPNLSPLRYKVQSPSVSCQDTSVDTPTSSLTPPSSFQSCVQADLSALNPDSPSPSSSSSSSSPSLKHPMYNKQVADSCIVRVSVEFGNNGNVYRSILITSQDKTAQVIQRALEKHNLEEMNCQDFSLKQVVSNDKELLIPDKANVFYAMCTTANFDFVLRQRYKNLSRAPGSSWSHGAVLRSRK; from the exons AACCCGGTGCAGGAGTGGGGAGAGGAGGTGGAAGACAGTGCCATTTATGGGGTCACTCTTCACCGAGAACCCATCCAGCCTCCACCTGATGCCGCTGAGAACTCTTCTGCCTTCAGCTTCAGGCAGTATCGCACACTGAAGGTCCGCAGGCTTAAAGCAGCCACTCTGGAGCGTCTTGTCACAGAATTGGTGAACCCGGAGTGTCCTGACCCAGACTACATGCAAATCTTTCTCTCCACCTACAGAGCCTTTACCTGCACAAATGCTCTCATAGAGCTCCTGTTTCAAAG GGAGAACATCGTCACCAATCTGGACAACAGTGTCTGTTTGAGGAG ttcttTGCCCTGTCTGATCCGGCTGTGGTTAGACGAGTATCAAGAAGACCTTCGGGACTCTCCAGATCACCAGGCTCTTCGGCTGCTCTGTGTTCATCTGCGTCATCGCCTTTGTTTCAGACGTCTGGTTCATCAAGCCGATGCTCTTCTCAGAAAATTTCAGACTGAAG GTACATCAGCAGAAGCCAGCACAGCTGCTGTAGAGAATCAGGAAACTGAGGACACCGAGGACAGACAGGACATAGAAGAGACGGGGGATGTACTGGGCTTCCCTGCACGAGACATTGCTGAGCAGCTCACGCTATTAGATGCT GACCTCTTTGTCAAAGTGGTTCCATTTCACTGCCTTGGCTGTATTTGGTCTCAAAGGGACAAGAAAGAGAATCGGAATCTTGCACCCACGGTTCGTGCCACCATTGGCCAGTTTAATGCCATCACTAAttgtgttatcagctctttgctgTGCCCTCCTTCCACATCCCCTCACAGTTCCCCATCCTGCACCCATAGTGGCCCTACACACAGGGCAAAGATTATTGAGAAGTGGATCTCTGTAGCTCAG GAGTGCCATCAGTTGAGAAACTTCTCCTCTCTGAGAGCCATCTTGTCTGCTCTTCAGTCCAATGCCGTTTACCGGCTGAAGAAAACCTGGGCAGCAGTCAGCAG GGAGAGTATGGCTGCCTTCGATCTGCTGTGTGACACATTTCCTGATGAGAACTGTGTGCTGGTCAATCGAGAGATCCTTGTA GAAGGAAACCAGGCAGCGGATGTAGACGCTCACACCGCTTCTAAGTCTCCCAGACTCAGTCCTACATCCAAGCACATG ACCCCCTCCAGTGGTGAGGTGCCATACCTGGGCACTTATCTGACCATTCTCACCATGTTGGACACAGCATTAAGTGATAATGTAGAg GAGGGTCTCATCAACTTTGAGAAGCGCAGAAAA GAGTTTGAGATTCTGTCTCAGATCAGGCAGATGCAAGCGTCATGTGCTCAGTACAATCTCCAATCACATCCTCGCATCATTTCCTGGATCAGCAGCAGCATACCTCTTTCTGATCAGAAGAG CTATGAGTTGTCAAGAGATCTGGAGCCACCGGTAGACCCTTGTCCCAGCTCTCCCAACCCCTGGAGCCACCGGCTCATCACCAAGAAACTGACCTC ATTGCTGTCTGGCAGTGAGAATCTCTCAAAGAAGACTTTTGCTGATCAGATCAGTGTATCATCCTCTGGATCCAGTGGCTCAGAGATGGAAGATCTCAGCAGCCCCAACCTCTCACCACTTAGATACAAAGTACAG TCACCATCTGTATCCTGTCAGGACACCTCAGTAGACACACCCACCTCCTCTCTGACTCCGCCCAGCTCTTTTCAAAGCTGCGTACAGGCGGATCTGTCTGCCCTGAACCCCGACAGCCCCTCCCCTTCTtcgtcatcttcatcatcctctccTTCTCTCAAACATCCCATGTACAACAAGCAGGTTGCCGATTCTTGTATCGTCAGAGTCAGTGTGGAATTTGGCAACAACGGAAATGTTTATAGAAGTATTTTG ATAACCAGTCAGGACAAGACAGCTCAGGTGATTCAGAGAGCTCTGGAGAAACACAACTTGGAGGAGATGAACTGCCAAGATTTTAGTCTCAAACAAGTGGTTTCTAATGACAAAG agtTGCTGATCCCAGACAAAGCCAACGTGTTCTATGCCATGTGCACCACTGCCAACTTTGACTTTGTGCTTCGCCAGCGGTACAAAAATCTCAGCAGAGCGCCTGGATCATCCTGGAGTCATGGAGCAGTTCTGAGGTCCCGCAAGTAA